From Bacillota bacterium, the proteins below share one genomic window:
- a CDS encoding alpha/beta hydrolase has product MLWVAITAAALLVFWWVLLAIATTHPPRAPLFLTPFDVQVPFDPVLFPSRDGTPLSGWWMPQSHPRGVAVLCHGYVANRCEVLGVAIELHQMGFSCLLFDFRAHGESGGRTTTIGIREVQDALGALDFVARFDLPILLFGSSMGGAVAIMAAARDERAGAVVTDSAYAKLSDAANKWWEAGFGRVLGKLCRPVKYLAMLLTRTSLAQAEPVREIGKIAPRPILLIHGDRDHLVPVEHAYALYQAAGEPRTLWIASGSGHVQARIDQPENYYGQISKFIDQWLEARPAHESLHIGPGEITPP; this is encoded by the coding sequence ATGCTCTGGGTAGCCATCACAGCAGCTGCGCTACTCGTATTCTGGTGGGTGCTCCTTGCCATCGCGACAACGCACCCACCACGCGCACCGTTGTTCCTGACCCCCTTCGACGTGCAGGTTCCCTTCGATCCGGTACTCTTTCCCTCGCGCGACGGCACACCCCTGTCGGGCTGGTGGATGCCGCAATCGCATCCCCGTGGGGTCGCTGTGCTCTGTCACGGCTACGTGGCAAACCGCTGTGAGGTGCTGGGTGTGGCAATAGAACTGCACCAGATGGGGTTCAGCTGTCTGCTGTTCGACTTTCGTGCACACGGCGAAAGCGGAGGACGCACCACCACCATCGGCATTCGGGAGGTGCAGGACGCTCTGGGCGCATTGGATTTTGTGGCGCGCTTCGACCTGCCCATCCTGTTGTTCGGCTCGTCGATGGGTGGTGCAGTGGCAATTATGGCTGCTGCCCGCGATGAACGGGCGGGTGCGGTCGTCACCGATAGCGCGTACGCGAAGCTGTCCGACGCTGCCAACAAATGGTGGGAAGCGGGGTTCGGCAGGGTGCTGGGCAAGCTGTGCCGACCGGTGAAATACCTGGCAATGCTCCTTACCCGAACCTCCCTTGCGCAAGCCGAGCCGGTGCGCGAAATCGGCAAGATTGCCCCGCGTCCGATACTGCTCATTCACGGTGACCGCGACCATCTGGTACCTGTCGAACACGCCTACGCCCTGTATCAGGCAGCAGGCGAACCCCGTACCCTGTGGATTGCCAGCGGCAGCGGACATGTGCAGGCACGGATAGACCAGCCGGAGAACTACTATGGGCAGATAAGCAAGTTTATCGACCAATGGCTGGAGGCACGACCTGCCCATGAATCGCTCCACATCGGACCTGGCGAAATCACGCCACCGTGA
- a CDS encoding sigma-70 family RNA polymerase sigma factor produces MANLSERDVEDEVWLQGCARGEPDFLRLLMERHGGGVLRFIERIVGNRSEAEELLTEVFLKVWQHAAHFGHKGLVRNWIYTIAANLARDALRRRKVREPIAAESLDALGQEADPAGVDPLRETLGRERREMLRKSIAQLHPTDRMLVELYHFQEHSLEEIERITGIPRSVAKSRLFRARRKLRDILISEGFEAPYHEMSQGSGQSNGVSSGQMCTSSDKSDRATPQPVHGMPERA; encoded by the coding sequence GTGGCAAATCTCTCCGAGCGAGATGTGGAAGATGAGGTCTGGCTGCAGGGCTGTGCCAGAGGCGAACCGGATTTTCTGCGGTTGCTGATGGAGAGGCACGGTGGAGGCGTATTGCGCTTCATCGAGCGCATAGTGGGCAATCGCAGTGAGGCTGAAGAGCTCCTGACCGAAGTGTTCCTGAAGGTGTGGCAACACGCCGCACATTTCGGGCACAAAGGACTGGTGCGCAACTGGATATACACCATCGCGGCGAACCTGGCACGCGACGCCCTGCGCCGACGCAAAGTGCGGGAGCCCATTGCTGCCGAGTCGTTGGACGCGCTGGGGCAAGAGGCAGACCCCGCGGGTGTGGACCCCCTGCGCGAAACGCTGGGGCGCGAGCGGCGCGAGATGCTACGAAAGAGCATCGCCCAGCTCCACCCCACCGACCGGATGCTGGTGGAGCTCTACCATTTTCAAGAGCACTCGCTGGAGGAGATCGAGCGCATCACCGGTATCCCACGCAGCGTGGCTAAATCGAGGCTTTTCCGCGCTCGGCGGAAGCTGCGAGATATCCTGATCTCAGAAGGTTTTGAGGCGCCCTATCATGAGATGTCACAAGGTTCAGGTCAATCTAACGGAGTATCTTCGGGGCAAATGTGCACCTCGTCTGACAAAAGCGATCGAGCAACACCTCAGCCGGTGCACGGAATGCCGGAGCGTGCTTGA
- a CDS encoding periplasmic heavy metal sensor, giving the protein MALWRVWVLTLFWLLSDTIAAGVLAQGAPPPPPPPRGMWGQPPPAPTFDREAMFNYLNLTAQQRTRLTALMNEFEEKMRQLLSRLHEQRMQLLKLYGQYQFDERAAQRIIQTINQTQAELLKMHHDHQKQLRRILDKEQFERWTQWWKERMSFPPPKGDWGRRGRDRKPG; this is encoded by the coding sequence ATGGCACTGTGGCGAGTATGGGTTTTGACCTTGTTCTGGCTGCTATCGGATACGATAGCGGCGGGTGTGTTGGCGCAGGGGGCACCTCCTCCACCGCCTCCTCCCCGAGGGATGTGGGGGCAGCCACCGCCCGCGCCGACCTTTGATCGGGAAGCGATGTTCAATTACCTGAACCTCACCGCCCAGCAGCGCACCCGTCTCACCGCCCTGATGAACGAGTTCGAAGAGAAGATGCGGCAACTATTGTCCCGGCTGCACGAACAGCGCATGCAGCTGCTCAAGCTATATGGACAGTATCAGTTCGACGAACGCGCCGCTCAGCGCATCATCCAGACCATTAACCAGACCCAGGCGGAACTGCTCAAGATGCACCACGACCATCAGAAGCAGTTGCGACGCATTCTGGACAAAGAGCAGTTCGAGCGGTGGACTCAGTGGTGGAAAGAGCGTATGTCCTTCCCGCCTCCCAAAGGCGACTGGGGGCGGCGAGGGCGTGATCGCAAGCCGGGATAG
- a CDS encoding manganese efflux pump MntP family protein, translated as MLTTLFIAVGLAMDAVAVSISSGLNLKGLTISCALRIATAFGLAQAVMPIVGWSAGYGMGDAIAHFDHWVAFGLLTIVGGRMLWEARHQEKVERCMDPLHPPRLLLLAIATSVDALAVGLGLSFLRVPILHAAILIGAITFTLSFLGVFAGDRIGRYCENRAEMFGGLVLIAIGVKILVEHLL; from the coding sequence ATGCTGACAACTCTTTTCATTGCGGTTGGGCTGGCGATGGATGCGGTTGCCGTCTCTATCTCCAGCGGGTTGAACCTCAAAGGATTGACAATATCTTGCGCGCTGCGCATCGCAACTGCTTTTGGACTGGCGCAGGCGGTCATGCCCATCGTTGGCTGGTCTGCAGGCTATGGTATGGGCGACGCCATCGCACACTTCGATCACTGGGTGGCTTTCGGCTTGCTGACGATCGTGGGTGGACGTATGCTGTGGGAAGCCCGGCATCAGGAAAAGGTGGAGAGGTGCATGGACCCGCTACACCCGCCTCGCCTGCTATTACTCGCGATCGCAACCAGCGTGGATGCGCTGGCAGTGGGATTGGGACTGTCGTTCCTGAGAGTGCCCATTTTGCACGCGGCGATACTCATCGGCGCAATCACGTTCACGCTGTCGTTTCTGGGCGTGTTTGCGGGCGACCGCATCGGTCGTTATTGCGAAAACAGGGCAGAGATGTTCGGAGGTCTGGTGCTTATCGCCATCGGGGTCAAAATCCTGGTGGAGCACCTTCTGTAG